One segment of Clostridium saccharoperbutylacetonicum N1-4(HMT) DNA contains the following:
- a CDS encoding SH3 domain-containing protein, translating to MPDTSPKTIAFNNESNNREHNIYTEEFFGGADVFIYINDELYEDISAVQFSVSENVKPIYGYSSRRYDDLAIGTRIVQGVIKVPVRNTNPNKYITNDYKDIRNKKLVNTKSTNVPNWVYKYTTDKDTLGSSNVVPQYKDVKSSTIADVQHRLGVEVTGTNDLETQKAVAEYKKANSLEVNSNIDIVLLNRLDLSGENVKITTGIIKLRYKPTEESPAYFTIQAKNKVVILKDLDDEWYYVQIDEGTTGYIKKSEVV from the coding sequence ATGCCAGATACATCACCAAAAACTATAGCATTTAATAATGAAAGCAATAATAGAGAACACAATATATATACTGAAGAGTTCTTTGGAGGAGCTGATGTATTTATATATATTAATGATGAATTATATGAAGATATAAGTGCAGTTCAATTTTCTGTAAGTGAAAATGTTAAACCTATTTATGGATATTCAAGCAGGAGATATGACGATTTAGCAATAGGAACAAGAATTGTACAAGGAGTTATTAAAGTACCCGTAAGAAATACAAATCCCAATAAGTATATAACAAATGATTATAAGGATATAAGAAATAAGAAATTAGTCAATACAAAAAGTACTAATGTTCCAAATTGGGTTTATAAATATACAACTGATAAGGATACGCTTGGGTCGTCTAATGTTGTGCCACAATACAAGGATGTGAAATCAAGCACTATAGCAGATGTTCAGCATAGACTCGGAGTTGAAGTTACTGGTACAAATGATTTGGAAACTCAAAAGGCTGTAGCTGAATATAAAAAAGCAAATAGTTTGGAAGTTAACAGCAACATTGATATTGTTTTATTAAACAGATTAGATTTATCAGGGGAGAATGTAAAAATCACAACAGGTATTATAAAATTACGATACAAACCTACAGAGGAATCACCAGCTTATTTTACAATACAAGCGAAAAATAAAGTTGTAATATTAAAGGATTTAGATGATGAATGGTATTATGTACAAATTGATGAAGGTACAACAGGATATATAAAAAAGAGTGAGGTGGTTTAA
- a CDS encoding peptidoglycan-binding domain-containing protein has protein sequence MGKYENIATLYTDTYSKLDFREKVPYDIGIHAIQTALYLQDYNSKADININDLVFGYYDANTQKMIKRFQIINKMKPAEGVLNEPTWNAIFNGLALTKGVELDKTGEKEVTIVDSDNFLDRNYVVTSVPPQGNENYNDDGNDNNPNSAGSINFNNDGNYTLSDDLNGEKYGEDLHNYITDIRNIRGGDIIDGYVTGNGGYVYSGPDEYVRDGSISSIDPGDYNFLGKKIVVMGSDNLTDGNNRWNDTSISRLNDNDYQRDYDFIYNLLANTAYSGGGYINPLQESNSTIDTLENYSGSYERSNNKPFFSPDNMSSLRRSKFDMTIVYGAKGKKARKLIKVVPMSVTQEMNASGEPIYDVYEFVARDVVYSEDD, from the coding sequence TTGGGTAAATATGAAAATATCGCAACACTATATACTGATACTTATTCAAAATTAGATTTTAGGGAAAAGGTACCCTATGATATTGGGATTCATGCTATTCAAACCGCTTTATATCTCCAGGATTATAATAGTAAAGCAGATATTAATATAAATGATTTAGTCTTTGGATATTATGATGCTAATACTCAAAAGATGATTAAAAGATTTCAAATAATTAATAAAATGAAACCAGCTGAAGGTGTTTTAAATGAACCAACCTGGAATGCTATATTTAATGGCCTTGCCTTAACTAAAGGTGTTGAACTAGATAAAACTGGAGAGAAAGAAGTAACCATAGTAGATAGTGATAATTTCTTAGATAGAAATTATGTTGTAACCTCAGTTCCTCCACAAGGAAATGAAAATTATAATGACGATGGAAATGATAATAACCCTAATAGTGCTGGCAGTATTAATTTCAATAATGATGGAAATTATACCTTAAGTGATGACTTAAATGGAGAAAAGTATGGTGAAGACCTGCACAATTATATAACAGATATAAGAAATATTAGAGGTGGTGACATTATTGATGGCTATGTTACAGGAAATGGAGGATATGTATATTCTGGACCAGATGAATATGTCAGAGATGGCAGTATATCTTCAATCGATCCTGGAGATTATAATTTTCTAGGTAAAAAAATAGTAGTTATGGGAAGCGATAACCTAACAGATGGAAATAACAGATGGAATGATACGAGCATAAGCAGATTAAATGATAATGACTACCAAAGAGATTATGATTTTATTTACAATCTTTTAGCAAATACTGCTTATTCTGGTGGTGGATATATAAATCCCCTTCAAGAATCTAATTCGACTATAGATACTTTGGAAAATTATTCAGGGTCTTATGAACGTTCAAATAATAAGCCATTTTTCAGTCCAGATAATATGTCTTCCCTTAGAAGAAGTAAATTTGATATGACTATAGTTTATGGAGCTAAAGGGAAGAAAGCAAGAAAGCTAATAAAAGTAGTTCCAATGAGTGTGACTCAAGAAATGAATGCTAGTGGAGAGCCAATATATGATGTTTATGAATTTGTTGCAAGAGATGTTGTATATAGTGAAGATGATTAA
- a CDS encoding transglycosylase SLT domain-containing protein gives MDTSAAKEQTTASTSASTADTNATGEPKTTEKAQKDDYSPQDIHVNMAKVTNVSKHKTMSYFGANAQETTRSDMNALKSRFDKYAEERHFEAAPPGYYDYIIYPHRQDAYNMADPTKILSSSSESNSSGDSGLVTGDINRILRIGDFFAVIPPEFITVTTRSTDKSIQPLRQTGSIKIENGYSKKDIQISMILNGMNQINGYKVEGPMNYSYYVDGLRNLIAQMKFTPFMPIENTVVNITHGVNNVAIRNIYVETIAGFPEALQVVLTLDEFNVTPYLRIPNAFFDNAIDWDLFRWYTQKPLTESSEVDEDFPEKLHAITTSALTNDFKFSILTKESAKDSDIQNKIYDESSYTEFISSDDDITLVKMSFSMGNIMPSIQLEYHEAPTMQFLGATDTEYGFIFQTSNSYLAGKFNELNRQNKQLIRTNKDANGLGFLRIENELVQLTGINCVVISDIKVETVPNFPGLYTITVMCTSYGSTQSKGEKLIAMRPFEGNREGTRGDLISMQPGGFLNKASQDTTIMSRFQELELYPDMHLPKYEEADDAIAKIRSFRERNNLLEMPMYTKYPRHKCIMPDSIVEKEYDGYLDPDFYVMSLIAYSDITINNTDKLKANDISSTVSSGSTDPISALMSKVSDPSDLFITPTITPDAATEPDYAYGYETLKLNNHHGFLAQWENKGEENLKNSQKSSVAMSTGTSIEGAGVQMPQHINKKTGNVFVDLICDRVDAKCGYDQHHRQGEIVNGRQYFDCSSLVSYGLIALGVLHSYLDTNGLENVGEKISTESVIDISNLQLGDILVHHGSEDAGHAALYIGNGQTAEASSSKTGCRYGVAVRSDRPFNRVMRIPNLNELNQAFLSNHPGFYVGSGDSSSSSSSTESDNTSDSTVDITTAPTSGTGGGDAVVGKLGSNYEVQMNNWDDKILAHSLKYNIDPNFVKAVMFMESRGNVTEGIGTNCVGLMQINRSAHNLSEESLLDADFNLDYGIKMLADFGQKYSYDMTKMLIAYNPGEGFIKVSPENINLNGGSTQHMDYYINKIARVYGECLAGGGKSGSTNTPKIGGSTVTPYSATGASGKSVAIDTTNPYGYKLAMYKNPHAGTKHGDKLSSIDTNKYGTDFVEKILDRGTGEFNYGKIGESTKEANDKDHVIEHMYNDSIQYNLNGLLARAFPSYLLVFLDEQSDWVDGQKLWTNYYISRAATDINIHESDDNPIAVAQVSLTNFNGNLTSSDVGESISSAGFDDGDWIRKFMFDATGTIFDEKITDKMIALKNNLYDQINLGEGTRVHIRLGYGSNPSRYPVCFNGTISEIDADEVITFVAESDGCELMNEPLTDKTEATNKDLKLGVEVSNIMATLLVARQSDFEFTFKPEFFKYKSKYGIENFGLHIHDGDEFSLSSALISLGELIAFPAATLTNIVDENMYYRQYDIVKNIYKGTYEGIPFCKDPYNPADGEFNFRFFCSGKTPWDVMKMCEKAVPEFVAYPRYFGFETRMFYGLPIWLCKYDYAANSDGIYERAKSFAQVHEITTLDSIANNSIKLNSKNHNTNYIGIYSLGGDLSSTPAIMSDRNIDWSKQSTKVVDTTSVQDFSWVPGIITKLLSWTGMYDNGKQLAINTCVSELMNSWKNTYDGNIVVLGQPQIRAYDYIYMNDEYTNMSGLFTVRSVTHSLSIDSGFVTTMTPGLIANNTLKKSGISNVVSSVQAFSKFKINITALINSSILAFYKGGEGSKYTKLANMFLNKKNFVNGLGKTMFNYVKSTKMLTNATEFLEEVNTVKKAVTVFKDVKEVATVVSSSAEIAAGTIFPPSIIIMIALDIIINIGFTWLYDMFAYRNCINLVPLYVLKSDGKTYPFCASVAGQKTLLPGSPVSDSGDDLQGKEAGGK, from the coding sequence ATGGATACAAGTGCAGCAAAAGAGCAAACCACTGCAAGCACAAGTGCAAGTACTGCCGATACAAATGCTACAGGTGAACCCAAAACTACTGAAAAAGCACAAAAAGATGATTATAGTCCACAAGATATTCATGTAAATATGGCTAAGGTTACTAATGTAAGTAAACATAAAACCATGTCTTATTTTGGAGCTAATGCCCAGGAAACAACCAGAAGTGATATGAATGCTTTAAAATCCAGATTTGATAAATATGCAGAGGAAAGACATTTTGAAGCTGCTCCTCCAGGATATTACGATTATATAATATATCCTCATAGACAAGATGCATATAATATGGCAGATCCAACAAAAATACTTTCTTCAAGTTCAGAAAGTAATAGCAGTGGTGATAGTGGTTTAGTAACAGGAGATATAAATAGAATCCTTAGAATAGGGGACTTTTTTGCAGTAATTCCACCAGAGTTTATTACTGTAACTACTAGATCTACTGATAAATCAATTCAGCCTTTAAGACAAACAGGAAGTATAAAAATAGAAAATGGTTATTCAAAAAAAGATATTCAAATAAGCATGATTTTAAATGGCATGAATCAGATAAATGGTTATAAAGTAGAAGGCCCAATGAATTATAGCTATTATGTAGATGGTCTTAGAAATTTAATAGCTCAAATGAAATTTACTCCTTTTATGCCTATAGAAAATACTGTTGTAAATATCACTCATGGTGTAAACAATGTTGCAATAAGAAATATATATGTTGAAACTATAGCTGGATTCCCAGAAGCTCTTCAGGTTGTATTAACCTTAGATGAATTTAATGTAACTCCATACTTGAGAATTCCTAATGCCTTCTTCGATAATGCAATAGATTGGGATTTATTTAGATGGTATACTCAAAAGCCATTAACGGAGTCTAGTGAAGTAGATGAGGATTTCCCAGAAAAGCTTCATGCAATAACTACTTCAGCTTTAACTAATGATTTTAAATTTAGTATTTTAACAAAAGAAAGTGCAAAAGATTCTGATATACAAAATAAGATATATGATGAATCCAGTTATACAGAATTTATAAGCAGTGATGATGATATTACGTTAGTTAAAATGAGCTTTTCTATGGGGAATATTATGCCAAGCATACAGCTTGAGTATCATGAAGCACCAACAATGCAGTTTTTAGGTGCTACAGATACTGAGTATGGCTTTATTTTTCAAACTTCAAATTCATATCTTGCAGGGAAGTTTAATGAATTAAACAGACAAAATAAGCAGTTAATAAGAACTAACAAAGATGCTAATGGATTAGGATTTTTGAGAATAGAAAACGAACTAGTGCAGTTAACAGGAATTAATTGTGTTGTTATAAGTGATATAAAAGTAGAAACTGTTCCAAATTTCCCAGGCCTTTATACAATTACAGTAATGTGTACAAGCTATGGCTCGACTCAATCTAAGGGAGAGAAATTAATAGCAATGAGACCCTTTGAAGGTAATAGGGAGGGCACTCGAGGAGATTTAATTTCAATGCAGCCTGGTGGCTTCTTAAACAAGGCATCTCAGGATACAACTATAATGTCTAGATTTCAAGAATTAGAATTATATCCAGATATGCATCTTCCAAAATATGAAGAAGCTGATGATGCCATTGCTAAAATAAGGTCATTTAGAGAAAGAAATAATTTACTTGAAATGCCTATGTATACAAAATATCCGAGGCATAAGTGTATAATGCCTGATAGCATAGTTGAAAAAGAGTATGACGGTTATTTAGATCCAGATTTTTATGTAATGTCTCTTATTGCATATTCTGATATCACAATAAACAACACAGATAAATTGAAGGCTAACGATATTTCAAGCACTGTTTCCTCAGGTTCTACAGATCCAATCTCAGCTCTTATGTCTAAGGTAAGTGATCCAAGTGATTTGTTTATAACTCCAACCATAACCCCAGATGCAGCTACAGAGCCAGATTATGCTTATGGATATGAAACACTTAAATTAAATAATCATCATGGATTTTTAGCACAGTGGGAAAACAAAGGTGAGGAAAATCTTAAAAACTCACAAAAATCTAGTGTAGCCATGAGTACTGGAACTTCAATAGAAGGTGCTGGTGTACAAATGCCACAACATATAAATAAAAAAACAGGTAACGTCTTTGTAGATTTAATATGTGATAGAGTGGATGCAAAATGTGGATATGATCAACATCATAGGCAAGGAGAAATTGTAAATGGTAGGCAATACTTTGATTGTTCATCTTTAGTATCATATGGACTTATAGCGCTTGGAGTTCTCCATTCATATTTAGATACCAATGGATTAGAAAATGTAGGAGAAAAGATATCTACAGAATCAGTAATAGACATAAGCAATTTACAATTGGGAGATATACTAGTTCACCATGGTTCAGAAGATGCTGGACATGCAGCTTTATATATTGGTAATGGGCAGACAGCAGAAGCAAGTAGTAGTAAAACAGGATGCAGATATGGAGTTGCAGTAAGAAGCGATAGACCGTTCAATAGAGTTATGAGAATACCTAACTTAAATGAATTAAATCAGGCATTTTTATCAAACCATCCTGGTTTTTATGTAGGTTCAGGAGATTCAAGTTCAAGTAGCAGTTCAACTGAAAGTGATAATACAAGTGATTCTACAGTAGATATTACTACAGCACCTACAAGTGGAACTGGAGGTGGCGATGCTGTAGTAGGTAAATTAGGTTCAAATTATGAAGTTCAGATGAATAATTGGGATGATAAAATATTAGCGCATTCACTTAAATATAATATAGACCCCAATTTTGTTAAAGCTGTAATGTTTATGGAATCAAGAGGAAATGTCACTGAAGGTATAGGTACTAATTGTGTAGGTCTTATGCAAATAAATCGTTCAGCCCATAATTTATCAGAGGAATCATTATTAGATGCAGATTTTAATTTAGATTATGGTATAAAAATGCTTGCAGATTTCGGACAAAAATATAGTTACGATATGACTAAAATGTTAATAGCTTATAATCCAGGTGAAGGATTTATTAAGGTCAGTCCTGAAAACATAAACTTGAATGGTGGAAGTACACAACATATGGATTATTATATAAATAAAATAGCAAGAGTTTATGGGGAATGTTTGGCTGGAGGTGGTAAATCTGGAAGTACAAATACACCTAAAATTGGAGGCAGTACAGTAACCCCATATTCAGCAACTGGTGCTAGTGGAAAGTCCGTAGCAATAGATACCACCAATCCATATGGTTATAAGCTTGCAATGTACAAGAATCCACATGCAGGGACTAAGCATGGAGATAAATTAAGTTCCATAGATACAAATAAATATGGTACGGATTTTGTTGAAAAAATACTTGATCGTGGTACTGGAGAATTTAATTATGGTAAGATTGGTGAAAGTACGAAAGAAGCAAATGATAAAGATCATGTAATTGAGCATATGTACAATGATTCTATTCAGTACAATTTAAATGGATTACTTGCGAGAGCCTTTCCAAGTTATTTATTAGTATTTTTAGATGAGCAGTCTGACTGGGTGGATGGACAAAAGCTATGGACAAATTATTATATATCAAGAGCAGCAACAGATATTAATATACATGAAAGTGATGATAATCCTATAGCTGTAGCTCAGGTTTCCTTAACAAATTTCAACGGAAATCTGACAAGTTCAGATGTTGGGGAAAGCATTAGTAGTGCAGGCTTTGACGATGGAGATTGGATTAGAAAATTCATGTTTGATGCAACAGGGACTATTTTTGATGAAAAAATAACTGATAAAATGATAGCTTTAAAAAATAATTTATATGACCAAATAAATTTAGGGGAAGGTACGCGAGTTCATATAAGACTTGGTTATGGTTCAAATCCATCCAGATATCCAGTTTGTTTTAATGGAACAATATCAGAAATTGATGCAGATGAAGTAATTACTTTTGTCGCAGAATCAGATGGTTGTGAATTAATGAATGAACCTTTAACAGATAAAACGGAAGCTACCAATAAGGATTTAAAGCTTGGAGTTGAAGTAAGTAATATAATGGCTACTTTATTAGTAGCAAGGCAAAGTGATTTTGAATTTACTTTTAAGCCAGAGTTCTTTAAGTATAAATCTAAATATGGAATAGAGAATTTTGGACTTCATATACATGATGGAGATGAATTTAGTTTAAGTAGTGCTCTTATTTCACTAGGAGAACTTATAGCCTTTCCAGCAGCTACATTAACTAATATTGTTGATGAAAATATGTATTACAGGCAATATGACATAGTTAAAAATATATATAAGGGAACATATGAAGGGATTCCATTTTGTAAAGATCCATATAACCCAGCAGATGGTGAATTTAATTTTAGATTTTTTTGTAGTGGAAAAACTCCTTGGGACGTTATGAAAATGTGTGAAAAGGCAGTTCCAGAATTTGTGGCTTATCCAAGGTATTTTGGCTTTGAAACAAGAATGTTTTATGGTCTTCCTATATGGCTTTGTAAATATGATTATGCGGCTAATTCTGATGGAATTTATGAAAGAGCTAAATCTTTTGCACAGGTTCATGAAATAACTACGTTAGATAGCATTGCAAATAATAGTATTAAGTTAAATAGTAAAAATCATAATACTAATTATATCGGGATATATTCCTTAGGTGGAGATTTAAGTTCTACACCGGCTATAATGAGTGACAGAAATATAGATTGGTCAAAGCAAAGCACAAAAGTTGTTGATACAACATCTGTTCAAGATTTTTCATGGGTACCAGGAATAATAACTAAGCTTCTTTCATGGACAGGTATGTATGATAATGGAAAGCAATTAGCCATAAATACCTGTGTAAGCGAACTTATGAACTCTTGGAAAAATACTTATGATGGAAATATTGTTGTCTTAGGACAACCACAGATAAGGGCTTACGATTATATATATATGAATGATGAATACACCAATATGAGTGGCTTGTTCACTGTTAGAAGTGTAACTCACAGTTTAAGTATAGATTCAGGTTTTGTAACTACAATGACACCAGGTTTAATTGCAAATAACACATTAAAAAAGAGTGGAATCAGCAATGTTGTAAGTTCAGTACAAGCCTTTTCAAAGTTTAAAATTAATATTACTGCATTAATAAATTCATCCATATTAGCTTTCTATAAGGGTGGAGAAGGAAGTAAATATACAAAGTTAGCAAATATGTTTTTAAATAAGAAAAACTTTGTAAATGGCTTAGGAAAGACTATGTTTAATTATGTAAAATCAACTAAAATGCTTACAAATGCAACTGAATTTTTAGAAGAAGTTAATACTGTTAAAAAGGCAGTAACTGTTTTTAAAGATGTAAAGGAAGTTGCTACAGTGGTTTCTTCTTCGGCTGAAATTGCAGCAGGTACTATATTCCCACCTTCTATAATTATAATGATTGCATTAGATATTATTATTAATATTGGTTTTACATGGCTTTATGATATGTTTGCTTATAGAAACTGCATTAATTTAGTACCACTATATGTATTGAAATCTGATGGAAAAACTTATCCATTCTGTGCATCAGTTGCAGGACAAAAGACATTGCTTCCAGGAAGTCCAGTGAGTGATAGTGGTGATGATTTACAAGGAAAAGAGGCAGGGGGGAAATAG